A genomic window from Camelina sativa cultivar DH55 chromosome 2, Cs, whole genome shotgun sequence includes:
- the LOC104738698 gene encoding probable cytochrome c oxidase subunit 5C-3: MAGHKIAHATLKGPSVVKELVIGLALGLAAGGLWKMHHWNEQRKTRAFYDLLERGEIGVVVTEE, translated from the coding sequence ATGGCAGGGCACAAGATCGCACACGCAACCTTGAAAGGTCCAAGTGTTGTGAAGGAGTTAGTAATCGGTCTCGCACTGGGGCTAGCGGCTGGTGGGCTATGGAAGATGCATCACTGGAACGAGCAGAGGAAAACAAGAGCCTTCTATGATTTGCTTGAGAGAGGAGAGATTGGTGTTGTTGTAACAGAGGAGTAG